In a single window of the Bradyrhizobium erythrophlei genome:
- a CDS encoding helix-turn-helix domain-containing protein yields the protein MSSKAKSKGKFEFILAVLADTSLSSTAKCVVVALLLKWHNSRTGQCNPGLTEIAKAVGLTRRAVIPAVAALKRSGWINIDSTSGGSQRNTNRYKFDLSRIAPVSSTSPPAGEEDCTGEENFTAGVKQTSEGVKYTAHEPFKNPSPLWGEGEGDAAARRAPDGAPQEGEELAWSEFSQRWQRGHADDPVKVRKAFDGAIAEHGATAILESARRWAETKEPRFLPEPVKWLAGGWRTDPPSARSTGAGDGGGHRGRGKPNPVEEMLRAGGFEKSGGHWS from the coding sequence ATGAGCAGCAAGGCCAAGAGCAAGGGCAAGTTCGAGTTCATTCTGGCCGTGCTCGCCGACACCAGCTTGTCATCAACCGCCAAGTGCGTCGTCGTCGCGCTGCTGCTGAAGTGGCACAACAGCAGGACGGGTCAGTGCAATCCCGGTCTGACCGAGATCGCCAAGGCGGTTGGCCTCACCCGGCGCGCCGTAATCCCGGCCGTCGCAGCGCTGAAACGGTCCGGCTGGATCAACATCGACAGCACCAGCGGCGGATCACAGCGCAACACAAACCGTTATAAATTCGACCTTTCCCGGATCGCACCAGTGTCGTCCACTTCACCCCCAGCCGGTGAAGAGGACTGCACCGGTGAAGAAAACTTCACGGCAGGGGTGAAGCAAACGTCCGAAGGGGTGAAGTACACTGCCCACGAACCCTTTAAGAACCCCTCTCCCCTCTGGGGAGAGGGGGAGGGGGATGCCGCCGCGCGGCGCGCGCCTGACGGCGCGCCGCAGGAAGGGGAGGAACTTGCTTGGTCTGAATTCTCCCAGCGCTGGCAGCGCGGCCATGCCGACGATCCGGTGAAGGTCCGCAAGGCGTTCGACGGGGCAATCGCCGAGCATGGCGCGACGGCGATCTTGGAGAGCGCTCGGCGCTGGGCGGAGACAAAAGAGCCTCGCTTTCTGCCTGAGCCCGTGAAGTGGCTGGCCGGTGGATGGCGTACTGATCCTCCATCCGCGCGCTCTACTGGTGCTGGCGATGGCGGTGGGCACCGTGGGCGCGGCAAACCCAATCCAGTCGAGGAGATGTTGCGTGCCGGGGGGTTCGAAAAATCCGGGGGGCATTGGTCATGA
- a CDS encoding tyrosine-type recombinase/integrase, with the protein MARRTRSASLENRTNRLKLPIRKKPYTALIAPGIFLAYRRNAGPGTWSVKCGWLQRFGLADDHEDANGESVMSYWQALEKAKTLARADEGNSETPISVSDAVDAYETDLETRGGRKYNATQLRLHLTDAIKSKAVALLTERELRDWRAGLVKKGLKPSSADRIGRSFKAALALAARNDKRIANSSAWKNGLRKLADSEVARNVILPDQTVAALVGGSYDEDQDFGALIDVLAETGARESQVFKLTLHDLQDHHPTGPRLMMPTSRKGKNPKIEYRPLPISPRLAKVLRQQAKGRPAHGPLFEKIWNLATHFRPVVERLGLGPEVTPYALRHSSIVRQLLKGVPTRVVAAHHDTSVVMLEKHYSRFIIGDPSEALTRVTLLDLGALSGSAEVVPLERLAS; encoded by the coding sequence ATGGCCCGCCGTACTCGTTCTGCATCACTTGAAAACCGCACCAATCGTCTGAAGCTCCCAATCCGCAAGAAGCCCTACACGGCGCTGATCGCCCCCGGCATCTTCCTCGCCTATCGCCGCAACGCTGGTCCCGGCACGTGGTCTGTGAAGTGCGGCTGGCTCCAGCGGTTCGGCCTTGCCGATGATCACGAGGACGCGAACGGCGAGAGCGTGATGTCGTATTGGCAAGCGCTGGAGAAGGCTAAAACCTTGGCGCGCGCTGACGAAGGCAATAGCGAAACGCCGATCAGCGTCAGCGACGCCGTGGACGCCTACGAAACCGATCTCGAAACGCGCGGAGGCCGCAAGTACAACGCGACCCAGCTCCGCCTGCATCTCACCGACGCCATAAAGAGCAAGGCGGTCGCGCTGCTCACCGAGCGCGAGCTGCGCGACTGGCGCGCTGGTCTGGTCAAGAAGGGACTGAAACCCTCCAGCGCCGACCGCATCGGACGCTCGTTCAAGGCGGCGCTGGCCTTGGCAGCGCGCAACGATAAACGCATCGCGAACAGCAGCGCGTGGAAGAACGGACTGCGGAAGCTGGCCGACAGCGAGGTCGCGCGCAACGTCATCCTGCCGGATCAAACGGTCGCCGCCTTGGTCGGCGGTTCATATGATGAAGATCAGGATTTCGGCGCGCTGATCGATGTTCTGGCCGAGACCGGCGCGCGCGAAAGCCAAGTGTTCAAGCTGACGCTGCACGATCTGCAGGACCATCATCCGACCGGGCCGCGCCTGATGATGCCGACGAGCAGGAAGGGCAAGAACCCCAAGATCGAATATCGACCCCTGCCGATTTCGCCGCGCTTGGCGAAGGTGCTGCGCCAGCAGGCCAAAGGTCGTCCTGCGCATGGGCCGCTGTTCGAGAAGATTTGGAACTTGGCGACGCACTTCCGGCCGGTGGTTGAACGTCTCGGCCTCGGGCCGGAGGTGACGCCCTATGCACTACGCCACAGCTCGATTGTCCGGCAACTATTGAAAGGTGTGCCGACCCGTGTGGTCGCTGCGCATCACGACACAAGCGTCGTGATGCTCGAAAAGCATTACAGCCGTTTCATCATTGGCGACCCGAGCGAGGCGCTTACGCGGGTGACGCTGCTTGATCTAGGGGCGTTGTCGGGCTCGGCAGAGGTCGTTCCGCTTGAGCGGCTGGCGTCGTGA
- a CDS encoding DUF1328 domain-containing protein, translated as MAISKWVLLILVVSIAAGLSGVANRSSVSADVAGALFGTLLIIFVVLLVLGFTVYRPE; from the coding sequence ATGGCGATTTCCAAGTGGGTGCTTTTAATTCTCGTGGTGTCGATTGCAGCAGGCTTATCGGGCGTCGCTAACCGGTCCAGCGTATCTGCTGACGTTGCGGGAGCGCTGTTCGGCACACTCCTTATTATTTTCGTGGTCCTGCTTGTCTTGGGCTTTACAGTCTATCGACCGGAGTGA
- a CDS encoding helix-turn-helix transcriptional regulator, with product MKSAKFLGFSELRGRGIPLGRRQLDRLEAAGKFPRRVHISERRVGWVAEEIEAHVADKVANRCARIGST from the coding sequence ATGAAGAGCGCCAAATTCTTAGGATTTTCTGAGCTGCGCGGACGCGGCATTCCGCTCGGCCGCCGTCAGCTTGATCGGTTGGAAGCCGCAGGCAAATTCCCGCGTCGAGTGCATATCAGCGAGCGCCGTGTCGGCTGGGTGGCCGAGGAGATCGAAGCCCATGTCGCGGACAAGGTCGCCAATCGTTGCGCCCGCATCGGCTCGACCTGA